A single window of Cydia fagiglandana chromosome 25, ilCydFagi1.1, whole genome shotgun sequence DNA harbors:
- the LOC134677007 gene encoding protein kinase 4-like, whose amino-acid sequence MLTLFLIITLTNFKIISGEENSDNKFINSLPEKQKKEFLQKVEKRIQHEVPEVKSPELNDTNVELYEKRLEDQGKSVQNILRSEIENLKTHHRRNLNDTGRIEASHIDLTLRTLNEKSKRTRRKKEESNNPESDSHSKEDSEEQPHLVPVYNYDPENAYYNANNQQSQGNVEGGSIMKIKDARSKSTNVDVYTNENKKSLRVKDVKQKIISNNKIKPAFDLYDVILSDVSDESSEDNVFIEKPLKHTLKKIRTKLYKNKMNGKSKDDVNNNDPITIIAENEHKGDYSINTNRNEKKSITELFRNFGALLQNLVDRANDNGTPSSEGKKDSDKETYKEIANSLENHNKVLKNKGLQQIVSIVKHIQDKVGEKRLKQNKNKRNKKEHQSRFHVKDRDEKYKQKQEDINYPNFGSQDTKLNKSASKINDGYLEIHINNLKNLIESNDSGLKKYDWLGTTVLIQSGLENLQELTDKKLHGKRLRNFDQKLLIFAMELYERANDIIESQANEQNLSPRQRRKPKKESLDILKALIGMDISTILESRSRSKAEDFKKFLDCLKMCLNDLHTAIKQVSLITTYKKQRWFENIKQLYLQSADDKEYLELFLHLVMARLIDLIDARAKKMILGDDNLKRDKVEVDRIEVEFVLAMRICNTLKELRNK is encoded by the exons ATGCTAACTTTATTTCTAATAATCACGTTGACCAACTTCAAAATAATAAGTGGCGAAGAAAACAGTGACAACAAATTTATTAATTCACTGCCAGAAAAACAGAAGAAAGAGTTTCTTCAAAAAGTAGAGAAAAGAATACAACATGAAGTCCCAGAAGTCAAGTCTCCAGAACTGAATGACACAAATGTGGAACTTTATGAAAAACGTTTAGAAGATCAAGGTAAATCTGTTCAAAATATTCTGCGATCCGAAATAGAAAATCTTAAGACTCATCATCGGCGAAATTTAAATGATACCGGAAGGATTGAAGCATCCCATATTGACTTGACCTTACGAACTTTAAACGAAAAATCAAAGAGAACAAGGAGAAAAAAAGAAG AGTCGAATAATCCAGAATCCGATTCGCATAGTAAAGAAGACAGTGAAGAACAGCCACATTTAGTACCGGTATATAATTATGACCCTGAAAACGCATATTATAACGCAAACAACCAACAATCTCAAGGTAATGTTGAAGGAGGGTCGATTATGAAAATTAAAGATGCACGTTCAAAATCCACCAACGTAGATGTTTATACCAATGAAAACAAAAAGAGTTTAAGAGTTAAGGACGTTAAACAAAAGAttatatcaaataataaaatcaaaccAGCTTTTGATTTGTACGATGTCATATTAAGCGATGTATCAGACGAATCTTCAGAAGACAACGTTTTTATTGAAAAGCCTTTAAAACATACATTGAAGAAGATACGGACAAAGCTatacaaaaacaaaatgaaTGGGAAATCTAAAGACGATGTCAATAATAATGATCCTATTACAATAATAGCGGAAAATGAACATAAAGGTGATTATAGTATTAATACAAATAGAAATGAAAAGAAAAGTATTACCGAGCTATTTAGAAACTTTGGTGCCCTTTTGCAAAATCTGGTTGATAGAGCTAACGATAATGGGACACCATCTTCTGAAGGAAAGAAAGATTCCGATAAGGAAACTTACAAAGAAATTGCAAATTCTTTAGAAAATCACAATAAAgtacttaaaaataaaggtcTCCAACAAATAGTAAGCATCGTTAAACATATCCAAGATAAAGTTGGAGAAAAAAggctaaaacaaaacaaaaataaacgtAATAAGAAAGAACATCAATCTCGGTTCCATGTTAAAGATAGGGATGAAAAGTATAAACAGAAACAAGAAGATATAAATTATCCAAATTTTGGCTCCCAAGATACAAAGCTTAATAAATCAGCTTCTAAAATAAATGATGGTTACTTGGAGATACATATTAACAATCTGAAAAATTTGATCGAGAGTAATGATTCGGGCTTAAAAAAGTATGACTGGCTAGGAACAACTGTTCTTATTCAATCTGGTTTAGAAAATTTACAAGAATTGAC AGATAAGAAACTACATGGTAAAAGACTACGTAATTTCGATCAGAAACTCCTAATATTTGCTATGGAACTTTATGAAAGAGCAAACGATATAATCGAATCACAAGCAAATGAGCAGAATTTGTCACCAAGGCAAAGAAGAAAACCCAAAAAGGAGAGCTTAGATATACTTAAGGCATTAATTGGCATGGATATATCGACAATATTAGAGTCGAGATCGAGAAGTAAAGCTGAGGATTTTAAAAAGTTCTTGGACTGTCTCAAAATGTGCTTAAATGAC cTCCACACCGCAATAAAACAAGTATCATTGATCACCACATACAAGAAACAGCGTTGGTTCGAAAATATAAAGCAGCTTTATCTACAATCCGCAGATGACAAAGAATACTTAGAACTATTCCTACATCTAGTGATGGCACGATTAATAGACCTCATAGACGCCAGAGCCAAAAAGATGATTTTGGGAGATGATAACTTAAAGAGAGATAAAGTAGAGGTGGATAGGATTGAAGTGGAATTTGTACTGGCGATGAGGATTTGTAATACGTTAAAGgaattaagaaataaataa
- the LOC134677159 gene encoding uncharacterized protein LOC134677159, with protein MAENEGPVVVDDLPISFQVKYLGQSDARGLWGIKHTRKPVDLMVAAAKALPPGQILPIVKLVITVDGVHLESIHHGPKRDFEHMSVFFNIESISYGVQDLVYTRVFSMIIVKDNADVKGLNPFECHAFVCESRNAARRLTYALAAAFQDYSRRVKELQTTPELDERPPSLKKRFAIDLRTPEEIEADLETEA; from the exons GTGAAATATCTCGGGCAGAGCGACGCTCGAGGGTTGTGGGGCATCAAGCATACGAGGAAGCCAGTGGACCTGATGGTAGCTGCGGCTAAGGCCTTGCCGCCAG GTCAAATCCTCCCTATCGTGAAACTGGTGATCACCGTGGACGGCGTCCACTTGGAGAGCATCCACCACGGCCCGAAGCGAGACTTCGAGCACATGTCTGTCTTCTTCAACATCGAGTCCATCTCCTACGGCGTCCAGGACTTGGTCTACACCAGGGTGTTTTCCATGATCATCGTCAAAGACAACGCTGATGTTAAGGGCTTGAATCCCTTTGAGTGTCATGCCTTCGTCTGCGAGTCTAG AAACGCTGCGAGGCGGCTGACGTATGCGCTGGCGGCTGCTTTCCAGGACTATTCCAGAAGGGTGAAGGAACTGCAGACCACTCCAG AACTGGACGAGAGGCCACCCAGTCTAAAGAAGAGGTTCGCTATCGACCTGCGGACACCAGAAGAGATTGAGGCTGACTTGGAGACCGAAGCTTAA